In Panacibacter microcysteis, the genomic stretch GTGCATATAGATACGCGATATTTTCCGTTCTTTCCTGAAGGTTATTACCCGGAAAGAGCGCCGCTTTTATTTTGTCAAGATTGCGCTGCTCTGCTTCAAACTTTCGTTTTTCTGCACGTAGCATCTTCTTTTCAAGCTCATGTAGTTTTTTTATAGCTTTTGTTTTTAAAGCCTCCACGTGAGCATGCAATGACTGATCCACGGTGGATGCCAGCGTATCAATCTCTTTATAGAGTATTTCTACTTTTTTTAGCTCTTCCTGCAGGGCAAACTGGTTGCTGCTTCTTTCTGCTACAATCTGTTTCATCAGGTCAAATGATGAACTGAACATGTCTTTTGGCTGTAGCCCCAATGCGATAATCTTCTGCGCCCATTTCTCTTCTATCACCAAAAAAGAATTGCGTAAAACCAGCATTGGATAAGGAATAGCAACTTCCTGAAAAACCTGCTTCAACTCCAGCCAGTAAGCCAGTTCTCCCCCACCGCCAATAAAAACGATGTTTGGCAATATGGTTTCCTGGAATGCACCGCGCAAAATAACATTGGCACTGAAACGCTCGGGATGATTGTTCAGTTCAGCAAGTATTTCCTGCGGGGAAAATGATAAACCAAGCGCTGCAACTGTAAATAAATCTCCCTGCTTTTCTATTCTTTCCCGCTTATTGTCGATAAGATAAAACAGGTTCAACTCACGTCCACCGGCCTGTGCTTTGTAATTTTTCTCCAGTGCTGTAATGGTTGACTTAACTGCTTTGTGAGAAAATCCCGTCAACAGTTCCTTTTCAACAACGGAATGAAAAATTTGCTTTAGTTCTGCATTATCAGGTATTACTACCACAAGACCGTATTGAGCAAAGAGGTGATCTACCAGTTCCAGCGTAGCCTGTTGTATGGTCTTTCCCCTGGTATAGATCTTTTGAAAAGTTGCTACCAATTCATTTCCAAAAGGCAATACACCAACCTGACCGTGCATTTGCGCAAGCATCTGTAAAAATGAAGCATCTATCTTCATGCGTCCCACTGCACCGGTTTGAGTAGTATTCCAGGTATAATTTACGCCATCGATCTTGATAGAACCAAGTTCGTCGATGTCAGCATCTTCGCTACCCATATAATATACCGGAACAAAATTGTATGCAGGTAATTGCGTTTTAAGCGTGGCTGATAATTTTATGGTGTGCAGTATTTTGTAGATAAAATAAAGCGGGCCGGTAAAGATATTTGGCTGGTGTGCGGTGGTTACGGTAAACGTTTCGTTTTGCAACAATAATGCGATGTTGTTCCGCACTGCCGCAGACGTTTGTACCGATTCATATTGCTTTTTTAATGCATCTGCAAGTACTTGTCTTTGCTGCGGAAACTGCTGCCTTGCTTCAATGGCGGCTTTTATACCTTCTATGTTTACGGCATGCGCATAAAATGGTCGCAGCTTTTCATCTGCCTGAACATAATCCAGCGCAAGACCGGAGAAAAAGTTGGTTTTATCGTAATTGAGCAGTGTACAGGTTGTTTCCATGCAGAAAAATTGGACAGCAATTTAGTCTCTTTCTTTGTTGTATGTACAACCTTTATTCATTCTTTCACAAATCGAAAGCGGGCTTGTATGGGTATAAAACATTTGTAACCCGGCTGCAGCTTATGCATGAGGCTTTTGTTGCGTCGCACTCTTGTACTTCCTGTTCATTATGCAGCATGGTGCCACCATGCTGTACTGCCGCATACAACAGGCGAATAAGATGTTGTTGTCTGCATGTCAATGATAACCTCGTTTTGTTTCTGTTGCAAGCTGGTGGCATGGAACAGTTGCATATTGATTTGCTGTACAAGAGTGCGACGCAACGAATGCTCAATTGTTTTACTGTAGCCGGGTTCAAAAAAATACATTAAGCATTTGTCTACGGGCAACATATGAGGAGGTATTTACTCATTACTGTATGCTTTTAGCGGTGGCATAATTTTTTGTAGATTGTACCAAACTACACTATATGCAAAATTGGCTTAGAACACTACTGGCAGGGTACGGCGCTTACAAATGGGGCGGCGGATGTCTTGGATCGATATTGGTTTTTGCGTTGATCTACTGGGCGCTTGGGCATTGCTGATGGAAATAAATACCATTAACAAAAGTGGAATGAAGGATGAGGCGATATTAAATTTCCATTATTGCCGCGTACGGATGCAACTTATTTTACCTGGCCAATGTCAATAACAAATAAGTTGAACCAGGATAAACTTTGAGGCATCCGTACACAACTAAATCCTTTTTATTACGTATTTATAACGCATGCTAACCCGCTGCATTGCAAATACAAAAAATCCTTTACTTATGTTAGTAGTATTAATCATTTTATTGACAGCCGTTGTGCTTAATTCCATCAATTCTTACAGGAATTATTCTATTGCAGAAAAAAATAAAGCGAGAAGATTGCACGACATTTACTCGGACTAGGATAGATAATTTTTGTAAAAAAATCCGTACACATTTAAAGGAAATCTTAATCCGCGGCCTTCATAACCACGAAAACAAGATACCTGTACCTGCAAAATCCTGCATACCAGTTTCTTATTTATTACAAATAATATTCATTCTTTTATTTTAACTTGCCGGAACATGACCGCTGAGAGTAAGCAGCTTTAGAATATTTTGCTATCTTTCGGCGTTAATAGATCAAAACCTCCGGAATTATTTCTATGACTGAAAGTGAAAAAACGGCAATCGTGATGAATGCCAAGCCCGTTTACATGCTGGTGAACAAGCTTGGTTTAAAAGACGCAGACGCCATAGTACGAAACAAAATAATAAAGAAATACAAGGCATTTATTTATAAAAATTATGATGGCGGCTTTAGAACAGCCACAGTGTACGTCTATGAAAACGAGTACTACTGCAATTTGTTTAGCCCGCAATCCCCCAGGCCGTCAAGAGGCTTCAACAGGCATATGTAGCATGCTGCATTACTGGTGAATACCTTGCCCATGAAAGCTCTCCTGGTAAAGTAAATAATCACTGTCATTCTTTCTTATTCTTACCCTGTAAAAAAGTTTTTCTTTACAGGGCATGGCATCTTTTATCCTGCAATTTCTCTGCGCTTTCTTAATTGCGGCCTCACGCCGCTGATATACACGGTATTAACTATTGTAAAAACAAACCTTATATTGCAAACTTCAAAATAAATGCACTATGAGGCAGCTC encodes the following:
- the bshC gene encoding bacillithiol biosynthesis cysteine-adding enzyme BshC; its protein translation is METTCTLLNYDKTNFFSGLALDYVQADEKLRPFYAHAVNIEGIKAAIEARQQFPQQRQVLADALKKQYESVQTSAAVRNNIALLLQNETFTVTTAHQPNIFTGPLYFIYKILHTIKLSATLKTQLPAYNFVPVYYMGSEDADIDELGSIKIDGVNYTWNTTQTGAVGRMKIDASFLQMLAQMHGQVGVLPFGNELVATFQKIYTRGKTIQQATLELVDHLFAQYGLVVVIPDNAELKQIFHSVVEKELLTGFSHKAVKSTITALEKNYKAQAGGRELNLFYLIDNKRERIEKQGDLFTVAALGLSFSPQEILAELNNHPERFSANVILRGAFQETILPNIVFIGGGGELAYWLELKQVFQEVAIPYPMLVLRNSFLVIEEKWAQKIIALGLQPKDMFSSSFDLMKQIVAERSSNQFALQEELKKVEILYKEIDTLASTVDQSLHAHVEALKTKAIKKLHELEKKMLRAEKRKFEAEQRNLDKIKAALFPGNNLQERTENIAYLYARFGARFITVLLEHSLTLEQQFCILTIK